The Bacillus sp. Bos-x628 genome segment GATTGTTTTGGCTTTTTGCGGCTTGATACTTGCTGAAAATTTGCCCTTGCTACCGGCTTTAACTGAAGTGATGACTTTCTTAGATTTGTTTTTCACTTTAATGGTCAAACCTGCACCTGCAGTACCTTTGATCATTTTACTTTTGACCGTTACTTTGCCAACCTTCGGCTTTGCTGGTGTCTTGCCTTTTTTCACAACGGTTTTAATTGAAGTGGCTGCCTTTCCTTTTGAAATCTTGATGTGAAGCACTTTATTTTTGTTCTGATGCTTGATCTTCACACTAAAGGTTCCTTTTTTGCTTGCAGTTCCTTTTCCAAGAAGTGTCTTGCCTCGATACACAGCGACGGCAGCTCCCACTTTTGCTTTTCCTGTTACCTTTTGATGCTGATCCTCTACTTTGTTGACAGATGCATTCAGCTCTACAGCACTTAAAGCGGCAAATGCATTGAGCCTGCCATGTCCTGTCATCCAATCGATACCCGGAATTTTCGGATCGACAATTGGCTCATCGTTTTCGTCATAGAAAATCTCATCTTTTCCATCAACAGATTTAAATGAAATATCATCTGCTGTATTTTGTAAAATATTTCTCAATTGATTCGGCTTCAGATTCGGGTTTTTAGAAAGCAGTAAACCTGCCGCTGCTGCTACATATGGCGTTGCCATTGATGTGCCGCTAAGGTATGTGACATTACCATCAGGCATCAAACTTGGAATATCAGATCCTGGTGCAGACATGCTCAGTTCTTTCCCAAAGCTGGAGAACTCAGCCGCTATATCCATACGGTTACTTGCACCAATAGCCATTGTATATTGAGAGGTCGCTGGATAGTCCATTTCTGGAATGCCATCGTTTCCGCTTGCCACTACCACTAGTACATTCCTTTGTGCAGCGTAGTTCATCGCATATTCAATCACTCGGCTATAATAGCCGCCAAGACTAAGGTTGATGACCTTTGCGCCTTTGTCCACCGCGTGCTTAATACCAAGTGCAATGTGCTCTGTATCACCATTTCCATAGGCATCTAACACCTTTACCGGAATGATGCCAGCGTGCTGATTAAGTCCTGCCATGGAGTAATAATTATCTGCCTCAGCTGCAATGATGCCTGCCACATGAGTTCCATGTCCATTGTCATCAATGGCATCTTTATGTCGACTAATCAGATTCGCACCTAAGTCTGTGCGAACGGTCCCGCTTAAATCTGTTAAACGGCTGTCGACACCAGTGTCAACAACAGCAATCAACGTTTGCTTCATTTTGCTTGTGCCAATCAGTGTATTCATTTGTTCAAACTTGACATCAGCGCCTTTTTTCCCGCTGTTTTGTGCACTATTTTTCAGAGGCCACTGGTATGAGTATTGCATATCATTGCTAAGTGCACGATAGATTTGCACAGGCTCTGCAAATTCTACATTCGGCATGCTCGACAGCTTTCGGGCTGTGCTTTTGATCGCACTCTTTCCTGCCTTTAGTGTTTTGCCAGCTATCTCTTGCCCTACTGGGACATCATATACATACATTCCTTTAAATAAAGGACTGACTGATTGCGATATCACACGATTTTCTTGAATACCATAGCTTTTCATCTTCTTTTTCGCTGATTGAAGCGTTTGACCATCCTTTAATTTAAAAATGATTTTGTTCGTTTTGACTTTTTCTTCAGGAACAAGCTTTTGCTTCTCCAGTACATATCCAATGGACTTCCCTTCAAGATGATCAATCCCAATCTTTTGACTAGTCGCATCCAGTTCTTTTTTCAAATAAGCCGGACTTGCATTTTTGAGCATATCAAAAAGGGTACGGATTGCCTTTTGTTCTTTCTCTGTGACGATATGTCCGCTAAATGCCCCATTTTTTTCTACATCATTCAGTAAAGGTTTTAATGTGAGCAAATGATTGTATACCTTTTGCTGCTCTGATGTATTCTTGATGAGTTTGGATGTGAGAAACGGCTTCGTTTGTTGAAGAAGACGTGCCAGCTTCTTTCCATCCGTTGTTTCGTTGAGACGTTTGTCCTCAATACTGCGAATCGATTGAAGAATTTCACGACCATACTTTTTCCCAATAATAATGATGAGAGGCTCTTCTTCTTCTTCAGGGAAGATCGGCTCTGAAGGTGGAAGATTGGCTCCTTTATAACCAATTGTATAAGCCGCATCCTCTTCCTCGTCCCGGCTATCATCTTCTGACCCTAAATATAGCACTTTGATATAATACGGACCTTTCCATGCATGCGGGAAATCAATCTCTGTCTCTCCGCTTGCTGTATCGACACGATATCTCGAATACGTGTCATCCTTTATCGCTCTTTCTTTACTTGGATAGACCGAAACGGACAAGATTTGTTTACTTTTCACTGAAATACGCATATGTGTATGTTTTTCTACTTCTTGTGAAGATGGCGTGATTTGATACCACGATTCTTCCTTTTCATTCTCTAATGTACCTGAGATGGTTTCACCATTTTTTAACCCCATGGCTTCATTCACATTTGTTCCTTGATTAACTGCTGTTGCCTCGTATCCAGGTAATACAGCCATACATAAGATGACTGTCATGAGTACGATTAAACAGGATTTCACTTGCTTTTTAAACATGGAAAGACCCCCTTAACTTTTATCACACCTTGGAAGAATATCACAGAAAGTCTTTTAATAGAATCTGTTTTTTACATAATTAAACTTGTTTTAAGCTAGGATTTGAGATATTCAGATGCAAGTTTCATTGCTTCATCAATTTTTTGTCATTTCAAACGGAAAATGATTTATTTAGTCTTGTTTAAAAGTACATCACAATCACTTTGTAAGCGCTTAACAAACAAGAGAGAAGGGGTTAGCTTTGTTCCAAAAAGATCATGCTTTTACACAAGTTAACGATCGATCAAAGAATGGGATTTTACAATACATTTCCAAGAAAGCTGAAGACCTTCATATCACAATAGATCAAGGGGGTTAACATTTTCTCTTTCTTTTGCCAATACAGGGTTTCTCTCATTTTTTCAAAACAACGTACCAACCTACATAATGAGGAGATTTTCAGGAGTTGTTGGTGTAGTTGAATCAGTAATTGTAATAGTTCTTACGTTCTCAATTGGATGATTAGCTGAATACTGGTTTTCTAATCATTGGTATTGTGATAAACATGATCGCTTTAAAAAAGTAAAAAGTTAACTATTTTTTAAAATGTAGTCATTGATGAAGAACAAAAGTAACAACTGCTTGATTTCCCATATCAAGCATCTCCAAACACCATCTCTGACCAACCACATTCACACAAAATATGCTCTCATCTTGACATCAAATTCCTTGGTGTTTTTAGATGACTTATTTCTACTGCTTTCTTACCGGTCTGCTCCTCTATAGACCTGCATACAATATATCAAGGAGGTGAAGCAAATGAAGGCTTTCTTCTGGTCAACATCTTTTTTATTCATGCTCATCCTCACCCTGGTTTTCCTAGGAATTGTTTTTCTGCTTAGCGGACAAGGTTTGGATCAACTTTGGAGATATATGCTTATTTCACTGATCACAGCGTCTGTCTTGAAGGGGGTGACCATTTGGCTGAAACGCCATCTTGTTTTAACAAAATAAAAAGGCTGCCTTTATCATGTTCAGGCAGCCTCCCCATTTATTCTTTAGATGATGCTACTTCTTTTTGGGAAGCACGTAGCTCATCGTTGATTTTTCTTGCCTCTTCTAAAAACTCTGTCTGATATCCGCTTTTAAGTGCCCACATATAGAACAGCAGGGCCACAACCGCAATGAGCCCCATATCCCAGCCATAATGAATTACATTGTAACCGCCAAATTTATTACTACCCAGACAAGAGATGGTCATCATGACAAGTAAATAAACGACCATCCAAGCACCCGCTTTAAAGTTGCGGCCAAAGCCTTTCCATTTCGCTTTTGCTTGATAGTAAAAATAAATCGGCAGTCCGATCAAAATAATGAACAAGACCTGTCCAGTTAATGGCCACCTTGCCCAGTACAACGTCAGCGACGCAAAGATAAAGCCAAGCGGTGCAATGATAGCAAGTCCTTTAACACGCAATGGACGATATAAATCAGTACCCGTTTTTCTTAACGTCATGACCGTGACCGGTCCTGTGAGATAGGAGATCAGTGTGGCCACAGAGATGATTTCTGCCAGCACTCCCCAGCCTCTAAATAAAAACAGAAAGATAAACGATACCCCTAAGTTAAAGAACATTGCAGAACGAGGCACTCCATAAATGGGATGCAGACGTCCTAGAACACTCGGCAAGTATTTATTTTTTTCCATTCCATAAATCATCCGAGAAGTGGTTGCTGTATACGTAATCCCTGTACCAGAAGGTGACACAAACGCATCCGCATATAAAATAAGGACAAGCCAGTTAATACCAAGTGCAATGGCAAGGTCCGCAAATGGGGAGTTGAAATTCAAATGACTCCATCCATTGACAATCTTTGATGGATCGACCGCACCAATAAAGGCAATTTGCAAAAATACATAGATCACAGTCGCAATCAAAATAGAACCAACAATCGCAATGGGAATCGAACGGCCTGGATTTTTCGCCTCACCTGCCATATTAATTGGGCTCTGGAAGCCATTAAATGCAAACACGATACCTGATGTTGCAACAGCTGTCAGCACACTGGCCCAACCGTTAGGAGCAATACTTGTTCCAGAAGTAAAATTCTCACTATGAAATCCTACGAATAAGAGCGCACCAATCGTTAATCCTGGAATGACAATCTTAAAAACCGTAATGAAAGTATTTGCCTTAGAAAATAACCCAACTGTCCAATAATTGAATAGAAAATAAATCACGAGAAGAACACTGGCAACAAGCAGTCCTTCAATAGTCAATACACCCTTTGTGACTAAATGACTTGTCCACTTTGCCCACTCCCAAGGCCATGAGCTCATGTATTGTACAGAAGCAACAGCCTCGACGGGAATCACGGAGACAATGGCGATCCAATTCGCCCAACCCGCAATAAACCCAATAAATGAACCGTGAGAATATTGCGTATATTTAACCATTCCGCCTGCCTCTGGAAACATCGATCCGAGTTCACTATAAGACAAAGCGATAAATAAAATAACAACCATCCCAATCAACCAGGACAAAACCGCAGCAGGACCGGCGATTTGAGCGGCACGCCAGGCACCAAAGAGCCATCCTGAACCAATGATTGAGCCAAGTCCTACCATCATTAAAGAGAAAGTTCCTATCCTACGATGCAAATGATTCATGTTCAATAACACCTTTCGATTAAAATACAGAGCATGGTTGATTCAGCCATCTAGCTTTTCCATTCCCCTGTCAAATGGTTTCCGTATGGAATCCTTATCCTTGTCCATTTGTTCGACCTTTTCTATTATCTCTCAATTCTTCTTTTTCTGAAATAGTCGAACATGCTTATTTCAGAACAAATTGCTCTAAAATCTATTAGACTGATTCACTACCTTTACCCTTATTTTGAAAAAACAAAAAGAAAGAGGAAATGACTCCCTCTTCCTTTTGGACACCTCATCATGAAATGTATCCACTTTAACCGCATTTACAGCCTCATCCCCGTCTTTTACTTACCAAACACCAAAGCCCAACTTTGGCATTTTTACTCCATTTGCTAATGTGACTCATCTGTTAATCCACTCATCAAATCAATCTCCGCTTCATTTTTGTTTATCAAGCACTTTACCCGAATTGTCTTGGATATCATGCACGAACTTCAGATCAGCCAATGACCGCACGAAGTTATTTGATATATTTCCCGATATCGACATGGTTGCCATCAACGATACGGTATTCACTGGGTTTATTTTTCGTTTTAGAAAAATCAAATGATTCTAAATCATCTTGACCATATAAAGTGAGACCGTACTTTTCTTTCCCATCTTCAAACACTCTGATCCAATAAGGTTCATCCAATGATGATTTAGTAGAATCCATTCTATTCTTTGTGTTCTTTAACTTGATAATCGACAGCTCATCAACCAACTGACGCATTTTCTCTTTATTTTTCATGACAACCTTCTGATCTTTATACTCAATTTCAATAGATGAAACTTTGTCTCGATCAATAGGAATCACATCCTGAAAAGAAAACGTTCTTGCATGAAGAGTAAAATTAAAACCAATAACGAGCAATATCAAAATAATGAAAACAACAATCCAATTCTTCAATCTTACTCCTCCTACTATTCACATACGTTTACAAAACAATCCAACCAAGTCATCCGCCGTTAGAGAACACCTTGATGCCATGCTGTTGAGCAAAGTTGAAGTGACACCCTCTCCAAACTTCACCTTACTGCCAAAATCCCCCTGATAGATCATACGGCTTCCACAAGATGGACTGTGTTCTTTTAAAACAACAGCTGCTGCAAGAGCATGTACTTGCTTCAACGTGTCTTGCGCCTTTTTTACATACGATTTGTGACATCCATTCCATTCAAATCGACAAACAGGCTCGCCCTTTAATCCATCATGTTCATCTTCCGCCAACGATTCTGTGACCCCCTTTTCATTAAAATCATTTCATCAGACTTACCTACCCTACGAAACATTCAATTCTAAAAGTCAAACTCTACATCCTACACTCTTAATCTAATATACTCTTTATGAAAATTTTACAAAAGAAGCAGTCACAAAAATCAAGTATCACCTTAAAATTCACTTAATTAGGCAGTTTCAACTATCGTTTGAGGCCCCTGCAACCAAAAAAGAAGAGTAGATCAATTTGACAAATCCTACATCTCTTATGATTAAATAGAATCAATCCAAAAAGAAAGTTCCTAAGGGCAAAGCAATGTTATGACACAGTATATTATTTCTAAATATGTGCCACATTGACGAAAGTGAAGTAATTATATTAATAGGCAGTACTTTTGATTGTACACTTATGACATTTGTCCAACTGTCACCTTGCCAAAGTGTCTGCATTTTTTCTTGTGGACGTATGATAGAAGCTTGAAGCTAGTATTGCTAACAATAGTAAAGTTTTATGTGCCCTTTTTTACTTAATGTTTGATTTCCCTTTGCCATGATGATGATGATGTTTATTGGTTTGATTGAAAATAAACAATATGATGGCAGATGATAGTAAACTAATCATTAACGATTGTGTGTCCATATGAAAAATATTTTTTACACCATTTACTAGCAATGTCCATAAAACATAGATCGTTACGGCTGTCAAAATAAACATCCTAAACCATCTTGGGATAGATAACCAAACTTTTATCATTTCAGTTTGAAGTTTCCCCATGTAACTCCTCTTTTCTGTGAATTAAATATCTGACCTTTGCAAATGTATATCGAAAAGCACTGAAAATCATTAGGCGTCAACTCGTCATTTTCAGTGCTTTTTTGTGAAAGAGAGTATTGTTTATTATGATAATAAAGTATTGTTAATCTCATGAACTAGCAAAAGACATGCAATATTATATGTAAAAATGACTTATTCTTGCGGGGCACGCTTAGCGTACGTTCTTTTAAAACCTATAGTTTTTCCTTCCAAGCCTTTAAAAAACGTTCAATGACATGTAATTCATCTTCATTGAACTGACGAAGGAATTCTAAGTAGGATTTTACTGCCTTTTCGTGGAGTTCATCATGTAACGCAGCCAATTCCATACCTTCCTCTGTCAATGAATAATAGACTGATTTCTTATCTCCTTGACGGTGGCGATAATGAACCATACCCTTTTCAATGAGCTTCTTGACAGCTTTTGTAATGGCAGGCTTAGACAGCTTAAGTTTTTGAGAGAGAAACGTATTATTTGATTCTGCCGGATTGGCTTGAATCATTGATAAAATATGGAGCTGTGTGAGTGTCCAATCTTGCTTGAGTGTGTCCGTCGTGGTAATGAGTGGATCTGTTGGGTCGTTACGTCTTTTTTCCCTATGCATGATCAGATCTTGAATTGCTTTTAATACCATCTGTTCTTTCGTTTCCATCTGAACCTCCACTCTTAACTGGTTAATAAAATGGTACTAATAATTATGAGAAGAGTCAAAAGAAATGTCGATGCGGAAAAAGAAACAGGACAATCTTCCTGTTCTTTTGTTATTTTTGCAAAAACATGAGCACTTCCCTTATGATTCTACCTTTCATAATGAGAATGTATTTTCTTTTCTGTCAGTTGGCCAACAGCGATTCTTTTTGTTGGCATGCATGAGATGCTATTGCTCTATTTTCACATCAAGCTTTTCCAGCCTCCTTCAACTCCTCATCCTCCTCTAATCTTCCCTCTTTTCACCTGCCGATCGTTAAACAAGCTGTGATGGGAATATGTGAAGGAAGAGTGCACAAAAATGAATGTACATTCATTCATCCCTTTGGTACATTTAAAAAAAGGAGCTGAATGAAGAGATGGTTCAAACAGGTGATCAATTCCAAACAAGCAGAACCTATACACATGAAGACGTGATTCAATTTGGTGAGATGACAGGTGACTTCGGAAAACACCATACAGAGCTGGATGATCAAGGCCGGCGAATGGTACATGGCTTCCTCACCGCAAGTTTGGCAACGAAAATTGGCGGACAATTTCATTTTATTGGTCAAGACATAACTTGTACTTTCATCCGGCCTGTTTATACAGGTGATACAATTACCTGTCATACGGCAGTGATAAAGGTAGAAGAGCATGAAACATATCACCGTATTCACCTTTTTTCTCGATATTTGAATCAACACGGTAAAGAAGTCATCACAGAAAAAAGTGAAGGTGTTGTTCTCAAATAGATAGGTCTGCTACATCACGGACGACATTCAAAAAAGCTGCCTAATCAACAGGCAGCTTACTCGGTGCTTCTTTTACTTTCCATATAAAGAGGCGGTCTCTTCAACGAAATCACCGCACAGCTAAATGCCATCAGAACAAACACAGCACCAAATTTAGCCAAATCAACGGATGAGCTCGTCATGGTAAACACGACCCCTCCGACGGCGGATCCAATAGAGATGCCTATTTGCAGAGCAGATGTATTTAAACTTTGCTGAATATCAGACGTCACCGGATCTGTTTGAATTAAGTAGCTTTGCAAAGCAGGCGTCAGTGCCCAGCTAAGCGCTCCCCACAGGACAACCATCACCATAAAGAGCACAAACACACCCGCTGTATAAGGAATGATAAACAAAACAGCCGCAAACGCTATTGTCACAAGCAAGATGGCTTTCCCTGAACCCAGTTTGTCACTAAGCCAGCCGCCAAAACCATTCCCTCCAATCGAAGCAAGCCCGAACACCAAATAACAGACACTAATCCAAAAAGGTGTCATATGCATGACTTCCATCAGAAACGGTGTGAAATAAGAATAAAGCATATAATGACCAGCAAGCATAAACAAACTAATCAAGTGTGCACTAAAAATTTTCGGATGTCCTAGGGAGCGAATCTGTTTTTTAAGAGGTGTTACCTTTTCAACAGGCATCTTTTCCAATAGGAAATAAATCAAAACCATTGAAATGGCAGACAGAACACTGATTCCTAAAAACATCACTCTCCAGCCAAAGCTCTCTGTAATAAAAATACCGATTGGTACACCGAGAACAAGTGATGAACTAATCCCAATAAAAATCAGTCCTAATGCCTTCGCTCTATGTTTTGGCTCCACCAATTTGGCAGTAATTGTTAGCGATAACACCACCACAAGAGCTGTACTCATCGAAATAAACACTCTTGAAATCATCACAAAAAGAAAGGTTGAGCTAAAATACGTAAACACGTTCCCAATTGTAAACACGAATAGTGCAATTAAATACAGACGCTTTCTTTCTATTTTTGCAGTGACAGTAAGTAGTACTGGTGCTGAAATGGCATACACGATCGCAAACACTGTGATCAGCTGTCCAGCTGTTGCAAGAGACACATTTAAGTCCTCTGCAAGACTAGGCAAAATACCTCCGACCACAAGCTCAACCAATCCTACCGCAAAAGTAGAAACAGCTAATAAATATACTCTCCAGTTCATGTCAAACATCCCTTCTGTATATCATGGCTTTCGCTTTTGTTGATACAGGGCGAAGACAAACAAAAAAACCCTGATTACAAAAAAGGAAAGCACGCTTTTGTAATCAGGATTTATCGGATCCTGGTAGAAACCCTCAAACCATATTATTGAGGTTATACAAGTCTATTTTTTTCATCAAATATATTAGCATAGCCATACATAACTAGCAAGCTGTAAGAATAGAAAAATTAAAAAGACAACATAAGGACAAAGCTAAAAAACCGAATCACCCACACACCTTGATTTACACACCAATTATAGGTAAACTGATGAAAAATCAATGAACGTCAACAATGTAGATCAGGAATAGTAGCTTGAA includes the following:
- a CDS encoding S8 family serine peptidase: MFKKQVKSCLIVLMTVILCMAVLPGYEATAVNQGTNVNEAMGLKNGETISGTLENEKEESWYQITPSSQEVEKHTHMRISVKSKQILSVSVYPSKERAIKDDTYSRYRVDTASGETEIDFPHAWKGPYYIKVLYLGSEDDSRDEEEDAAYTIGYKGANLPPSEPIFPEEEEEPLIIIIGKKYGREILQSIRSIEDKRLNETTDGKKLARLLQQTKPFLTSKLIKNTSEQQKVYNHLLTLKPLLNDVEKNGAFSGHIVTEKEQKAIRTLFDMLKNASPAYLKKELDATSQKIGIDHLEGKSIGYVLEKQKLVPEEKVKTNKIIFKLKDGQTLQSAKKKMKSYGIQENRVISQSVSPLFKGMYVYDVPVGQEIAGKTLKAGKSAIKSTARKLSSMPNVEFAEPVQIYRALSNDMQYSYQWPLKNSAQNSGKKGADVKFEQMNTLIGTSKMKQTLIAVVDTGVDSRLTDLSGTVRTDLGANLISRHKDAIDDNGHGTHVAGIIAAEADNYYSMAGLNQHAGIIPVKVLDAYGNGDTEHIALGIKHAVDKGAKVINLSLGGYYSRVIEYAMNYAAQRNVLVVVASGNDGIPEMDYPATSQYTMAIGASNRMDIAAEFSSFGKELSMSAPGSDIPSLMPDGNVTYLSGTSMATPYVAAAAGLLLSKNPNLKPNQLRNILQNTADDISFKSVDGKDEIFYDENDEPIVDPKIPGIDWMTGHGRLNAFAALSAVELNASVNKVEDQHQKVTGKAKVGAAVAVYRGKTLLGKGTASKKGTFSVKIKHQNKNKVLHIKISKGKAATSIKTVVKKGKTPAKPKVGKVTVKSKMIKGTAGAGLTIKVKNKSKKVITSVKAGSKGKFSASIKPQKAKTILYVTASDVRKRESKAVKVVVKK
- a CDS encoding MFS transporter; translated protein: MNWRVYLLAVSTFAVGLVELVVGGILPSLAEDLNVSLATAGQLITVFAIVYAISAPVLLTVTAKIERKRLYLIALFVFTIGNVFTYFSSTFLFVMISRVFISMSTALVVVLSLTITAKLVEPKHRAKALGLIFIGISSSLVLGVPIGIFITESFGWRVMFLGISVLSAISMVLIYFLLEKMPVEKVTPLKKQIRSLGHPKIFSAHLISLFMLAGHYMLYSYFTPFLMEVMHMTPFWISVCYLVFGLASIGGNGFGGWLSDKLGSGKAILLVTIAFAAVLFIIPYTAGVFVLFMVMVVLWGALSWALTPALQSYLIQTDPVTSDIQQSLNTSALQIGISIGSAVGGVVFTMTSSSVDLAKFGAVFVLMAFSCAVISLKRPPLYMESKRSTE
- a CDS encoding APC family permease, translated to MNHLHRRIGTFSLMMVGLGSIIGSGWLFGAWRAAQIAGPAAVLSWLIGMVVILFIALSYSELGSMFPEAGGMVKYTQYSHGSFIGFIAGWANWIAIVSVIPVEAVASVQYMSSWPWEWAKWTSHLVTKGVLTIEGLLVASVLLVIYFLFNYWTVGLFSKANTFITVFKIVIPGLTIGALLFVGFHSENFTSGTSIAPNGWASVLTAVATSGIVFAFNGFQSPINMAGEAKNPGRSIPIAIVGSILIATVIYVFLQIAFIGAVDPSKIVNGWSHLNFNSPFADLAIALGINWLVLILYADAFVSPSGTGITYTATTSRMIYGMEKNKYLPSVLGRLHPIYGVPRSAMFFNLGVSFIFLFLFRGWGVLAEIISVATLISYLTGPVTVMTLRKTGTDLYRPLRVKGLAIIAPLGFIFASLTLYWARWPLTGQVLFIILIGLPIYFYYQAKAKWKGFGRNFKAGAWMVVYLLVMMTISCLGSNKFGGYNVIHYGWDMGLIAVVALLFYMWALKSGYQTEFLEEARKINDELRASQKEVASSKE
- a CDS encoding hotdog domain-containing protein, with translation MVQTGDQFQTSRTYTHEDVIQFGEMTGDFGKHHTELDDQGRRMVHGFLTASLATKIGGQFHFIGQDITCTFIRPVYTGDTITCHTAVIKVEEHETYHRIHLFSRYLNQHGKEVITEKSEGVVLK
- a CDS encoding MarR family transcriptional regulator, with the protein product METKEQMVLKAIQDLIMHREKRRNDPTDPLITTTDTLKQDWTLTQLHILSMIQANPAESNNTFLSQKLKLSKPAITKAVKKLIEKGMVHYRHRQGDKKSVYYSLTEEGMELAALHDELHEKAVKSYLEFLRQFNEDELHVIERFLKAWKEKL